The genomic window CGAGAAGATGGTTTCTGGAGAAGAAGATCGACCCAACCATTATCGACTATCTCTACTTCGGTACCACCGTTGCACAGCACCACTGGTTCTACTCACACCAGATGGCAGGCTCCATAATCACGGACGATAAAAAATTCGTGCCCGGTCTTTTCATTCACCAGGCCTGCTCGAGTTCCACGACGATACTGAACCTTGCCGCGCAGAACATAGAGCTGGGCGCCTACGAGGTGGGTTACGGCCTGATGAGCGACCGTTGCTCCAACGGACCCCACACCACATGGCCCAACCCTCTTGGACCGGGAGGCGAGCCGGAGCATGAAAACTGGAATATGGACAACTTCAATGGAAACCCCCGCGTTCCCTTCGCTATGGTGGAAACAGCAGACAACGTTGCGAGGGAGGCTGGTATCACCAAGGAGGAGTGTGATGCAGTGGTGCTACGACGCTACCAGCAGTATCAGGCAGCGATAGCTAACGACAGGGCTTTTCAGAAGCGGTACATGTTCGGTGCGCTCTGCACGGTTAACAAGAAGCAAACCAAGCTGGTCGATCAGGACGAAGGCTGGACACCGACCACGGCAGAAGGTCTCGCCAAGCTGAAGCCGGTCCGCCCGAACGGCGTCCACAGTTTTGGCGCTCAAACGTTCCCCGCCGACGGCAATTGCGGCATCATCATCACTACCAGGGATAAGGCGCGGGAACTGAGCGCCGACCCGAAGCTGGAGATCCAGATCATCTCTTATGGTTTTGCCAGAGTCAAGCCGGCCTTCATGCCCGCTGCCCCCGTGCCTGCCGCCGAAATGGCCCTTGCCTCCGCAGGCTTGAAAATTGCGGATATGAAAGCCGTCAAGAGTCACAACCCCTTTGCCACCAACGATCTCAACTTCGCCAAGAAGATGGGCTTCAACGTTATGGAAATGTGCAATTACGGATCGTCCTTGATCTATGGCCATCCCCAGGGCCCGACCGCGGGCAGGGCCATCATCGAGATGATAGAAGAGCTCGCAATCCTCGGGGGCGGCTATGGGCTCTTCACCGGCTGCGCTGCTGGAGACACTGCCGCAGCCCTCATCGTGAAGGTTGGATAAAACACCAACCCAACAAACCTTATACAAGGAGGTACCACAATGGAGATCAAGACAATAGGCGTGGTTGGCGCCGGGAGCATGGGATCGGGCATTGCCCAGATCGCGGCTGCGGCAGGATACAACGTGCTCATGATGGATGTCGAGGAGAAGTTCGTCACAAGAGCCCTTGGTGGCATCGACAAGTTCCTCGCCAAATCTGTCGAAAAAGGGAAGATGACCCCTGACGCAAAGGCTGCCCTTCTGGGCCGGATCAAGACCACCGCGAAGATGGAGGACCTGAAGGACGTGGACTATGTTGTTGA from Syntrophorhabdales bacterium includes these protein-coding regions:
- a CDS encoding 3-hydroxyacyl-CoA dehydrogenase NAD-binding domain-containing protein; amino-acid sequence: MEIKTIGVVGAGSMGSGIAQIAAAAGYNVLMMDVEEKFVTRALGGIDKFLAKSVEKGKMTPDAKAALLGRIKTTAKMEDLKDVDYVV
- a CDS encoding thiolase family protein, with product MFKFTKAYIPYGGYYSTPFCRWQGSMQYDNCCFLGPNTARRWFLEKKIDPTIIDYLYFGTTVAQHHWFYSHQMAGSIITDDKKFVPGLFIHQACSSSTTILNLAAQNIELGAYEVGYGLMSDRCSNGPHTTWPNPLGPGGEPEHENWNMDNFNGNPRVPFAMVETADNVAREAGITKEECDAVVLRRYQQYQAAIANDRAFQKRYMFGALCTVNKKQTKLVDQDEGWTPTTAEGLAKLKPVRPNGVHSFGAQTFPADGNCGIIITTRDKARELSADPKLEIQIISYGFARVKPAFMPAAPVPAAEMALASAGLKIADMKAVKSHNPFATNDLNFAKKMGFNVMEMCNYGSSLIYGHPQGPTAGRAIIEMIEELAILGGGYGLFTGCAAGDTAAALIVKVG